Sequence from the Plasmodium vivax scf_6582 genomic scaffold, whole genome shotgun sequence genome:
ATAGTAGTTGGCAACTACTCCAAGAAGAATATTACCAACAATTTTCTACAGTCTGAGATTTTCCACTTAAAATGGGAGCATCGTCAGGCATCTTACGACCGTCTGAAACATCTGAGTTGGGTTCACTATCTGAAGGTGCGTTTACTCTTTGTAGAGCACTAGGCGCAGCGGCAGCTCTTTCTTTCATTATGTTTTCATGACAACTAAGAGTAGATAGTACTTCTTCTGGATCGTATTGTAAacatttggcaaaaaaatttgggcatatattttcatcaCTAGAACGACAACgtttcttaaaatatttgtatagttcttttttgctttctacgtacttataaaattttatgcacGTATCTGGATAGCTATTAACGATTAACCTAAGTGGAGAATAATTTACATAGTATTCATACAATTCCTTTCTATATCTCCAGTCATCTTGAACAACAATAAGATAATTAGGTTTACACGTTTCATCATCAGGTTTGCTCAACGTTTCTTCAAGGAATTTATACCATATTTGAACAATATTCCCAAATGTTTCTTTAATATAAGAAGGATCATAAGAACtcaaaaacatatttaatcTGTTATATACCCAGTAATTTAAAAGTGGGCAGACGTCATAATTGTTgacctttttatttaattttgtactagtttttaaataatataaaagttTTGCGCAAGTGTTTATAACGCCTTGACGCCAGGGAGGGCCTTTTAATGGCTTACAATTTTCTTTGTATACTTTAAAATCTTGTAATTCATCtaattcattataaaaatattttgaattaaaTTCGCCCGAAGATGATAGGGATAATCTCTAAATGAAACGCAAAATACGTGaaggaatatatatatatatatatttgagaaaattatatatataatcttaTGTAAAACTGGTCAAGCAGACAAAAGGAGTAATTATAATTGTTTTGTATTAATGAAGATTACATCAAGTTCATTCCAGATGTCCCCACTTTCCTTAAACATTATTAAGAATGCACTGAATTATGACgaatttctatatatatattttatacaaaaaactATTATGgtttaggaaaaataatattggataaattatatgttaaaGTTTTCAGTGAATTAATAacct
This genomic interval carries:
- a CDS encoding variable surface protein Vir14, putative (encoded by transcript PVX_010610A); translated protein: MFKESGDIWNELDRLSLSSSGEFNSKYFYNELDELQDFKVYKENCKPLKGPPWRQGVINTCAKLLYYLKTSTKLNKKVNNYDVCPLLNYWVYNRLNMFLSSYDPSYIKETFGNIVQIWYKFLEETLSKPDDETCKPNYLIVVQDDWRYRKELYEYYVNYSPLRLIVNSYPDTCIKFYKYVESKKELYKYFKKRCRSSDENICPNFFAKCLQYDPEEVLSTLSCHENIMKERAAAAPSALQRVNAPSDSEPNSDVSDGRKMPDDAPILRGMIRNGLGWNTNNMSNINGGGIRLYDYASGPFNPYPGEEHNIGYHPA